From a single Gimesia fumaroli genomic region:
- a CDS encoding DPP IV N-terminal domain-containing protein, translating into MIRCALLTCVLVFSILHQVAAQPIRLNWAQDGNRCWFRVDKDYFVVNVQTRQCTPAFDKHRLAKAVSKVLQQKVSSKNSVVEQIGFTESQQQLLLKIRGATWLLKLPEYELITPKNEDPLSHDRRLFLPARNSKAGGASTTIVIHNRLSEPIKVYWVSPSGEKRLYGSIEVDQEWEQHTYIGHAWLLRNTSEEDLGCFIARGNDSWNIDPGALKELRHDTPRRPRAKKRYKSTSPDGKWTCFVQNHNLWIRQDEREIPLTSDGTPDNTFQFSESEVPRVEWSPDSKYLLAFQTKRVPEREVHLIESSPSDQLQPRVKSYTYRKPGDKLPQQTLRLFAMPSKKEIPISNRLFENPWTLRFRGWSESGDCFWLHYNQRGHQMLRELEVTAVDGAVKPIIEESSETFIHYSNPGKLVFKSLGDEEILWASERSGWNHLYRYRRDTGQLLNQMTTGDWNVKRIEKIDPQSKQIWFYAVGVHENQDPYHEHFCRVNYDGSQFQILTDGDGTHQIQFEQEDKFFVDTYSRVDLAPVSELRDSQSGELICELHRDDTATKFGKRRMTERFVAKGRDGKTDIWGIIHWPLEFDPNKKYPVVENIYAGPHDHHVPKAFRPQYRYQHQIADAGMIVVQIDGMGTAWRSKAFHDVCYKNLRDAGFLDRIAWIKAAAAKYPQMDISRVGIYGGSAGGQNAMAALLWHHDFYKVAVADCGCHDNRMDKLWWNEQWMGWPVDGSYVASSNSANAHLLEGNLMLIVGELDHNVDPASTTQVVHQLIKHNKDFEYVLVTGVGHGSAETPWASRKRLNFLKEHLRVNEK; encoded by the coding sequence ATGATACGATGTGCTCTGCTTACTTGTGTTCTGGTCTTTTCAATCCTGCATCAAGTCGCAGCACAGCCAATTAGGCTGAATTGGGCACAAGATGGCAATCGATGCTGGTTTCGAGTCGACAAGGATTACTTCGTTGTCAATGTTCAAACACGCCAATGCACACCGGCCTTCGACAAGCATCGGCTTGCTAAAGCAGTGTCGAAAGTTCTTCAACAGAAAGTATCGTCAAAAAACAGCGTAGTCGAGCAGATTGGTTTCACCGAGTCGCAGCAGCAGCTCCTGTTAAAGATTCGTGGTGCCACATGGCTCCTGAAATTACCGGAATATGAATTGATTACTCCAAAGAACGAAGATCCTCTGTCCCATGATCGGCGGTTGTTTCTACCGGCGCGCAACAGTAAAGCAGGTGGAGCTTCCACCACAATCGTGATTCACAATCGACTGAGTGAGCCGATCAAGGTCTACTGGGTCAGTCCCTCCGGTGAGAAACGATTGTACGGAAGCATCGAAGTCGATCAGGAATGGGAACAACATACTTACATCGGTCACGCATGGTTGCTTCGCAATACGTCGGAGGAGGACCTGGGGTGTTTCATCGCCCGAGGCAATGATTCTTGGAACATCGATCCAGGCGCGCTGAAAGAACTTCGTCACGATACCCCACGCCGACCACGAGCAAAAAAGCGATACAAATCCACGTCACCTGACGGGAAATGGACGTGCTTCGTACAGAATCATAATCTGTGGATTCGCCAGGACGAGCGCGAGATTCCGCTGACTTCAGATGGGACTCCGGACAATACCTTTCAATTCAGTGAGAGTGAAGTCCCGCGCGTTGAATGGTCTCCTGATTCCAAATATCTATTGGCATTTCAGACAAAACGTGTGCCAGAACGTGAAGTACATCTCATCGAATCGTCGCCTTCCGATCAATTGCAACCACGGGTTAAGAGCTACACCTATCGCAAGCCAGGGGATAAATTACCCCAACAGACCTTACGACTCTTTGCGATGCCGAGCAAGAAAGAAATTCCGATCTCGAATCGCCTGTTTGAAAATCCCTGGACTTTACGATTTCGCGGCTGGTCAGAATCGGGTGATTGTTTCTGGTTGCATTACAACCAACGCGGACATCAAATGCTGCGTGAGTTAGAAGTTACCGCCGTTGACGGCGCCGTCAAGCCGATCATTGAGGAATCGAGCGAGACCTTCATTCATTATTCTAACCCCGGCAAACTGGTCTTTAAATCATTAGGAGACGAAGAAATCCTCTGGGCGAGTGAGCGGAGTGGCTGGAACCATCTCTATCGTTATCGTCGCGATACCGGTCAACTTTTAAATCAGATGACAACGGGTGACTGGAATGTGAAACGGATCGAAAAAATTGATCCTCAATCGAAACAAATCTGGTTTTACGCAGTCGGAGTCCACGAAAATCAAGACCCTTACCACGAACACTTTTGCCGCGTCAATTATGATGGCAGTCAGTTCCAGATCCTTACAGATGGAGATGGCACGCATCAGATTCAATTTGAACAGGAAGATAAGTTCTTCGTCGATACGTATTCTCGGGTCGATTTAGCTCCGGTTTCCGAATTACGTGATAGTCAATCGGGCGAACTCATTTGTGAACTGCATCGTGATGATACTGCAACAAAGTTCGGCAAGCGACGTATGACGGAACGGTTCGTTGCCAAAGGACGCGACGGGAAGACTGATATCTGGGGGATCATTCATTGGCCGCTTGAGTTTGACCCGAACAAAAAGTATCCGGTGGTGGAAAATATCTATGCCGGGCCTCATGACCATCATGTGCCTAAGGCATTTCGACCCCAGTATCGTTACCAGCATCAAATTGCTGACGCGGGAATGATCGTGGTACAGATTGATGGCATGGGAACGGCCTGGAGATCAAAAGCGTTTCACGATGTTTGTTATAAGAATCTCCGCGATGCGGGGTTTCTGGATCGGATTGCCTGGATCAAAGCAGCGGCAGCGAAATATCCGCAGATGGATATTTCCAGAGTAGGCATCTATGGAGGTTCAGCGGGAGGCCAGAACGCGATGGCGGCTTTGCTCTGGCATCATGATTTTTATAAGGTCGCTGTTGCCGATTGTGGCTGTCATGACAACCGGATGGACAAGCTCTGGTGGAACGAGCAGTGGATGGGCTGGCCTGTTGATGGGAGTTATGTCGCCAGTTCCAATTCCGCAAACGCCCATTTGCTCGAGGGGAATTTAATGCTGATTGTAGGGGAATTGGATCACAATGTGGATCCTGCCAGCACGACGCAAGTGGTTCACCAACTCATCAAACACAACAAGGACTTCGAATATGTGCTGGTGACGGGAGTGGGACATGGTTCCGCTGAAACGCCGTGGGCGTCGAGGAAGCGTTTGAACTTCTTGAAGGAGCATCTTCGGGTTAATGAAAAGTAA
- a CDS encoding FAD-dependent oxidoreductase, producing MKKRFVLALAFLLLILPTCLFAQKPEQQEVTRADVVVYGATPGGFCAAIAAAREKASVILLETTDHVGGLNTGGLSFSDSNQIVRSTVMGLFDEWHRRIEKDYADRGVKLPYSVGVKDQSKWTYEPHVAMRVTRNMLREANVKVLTKRDLQSVKKQGTRITELVTSDGTFAANVFVDATYEGDLMAAAGVSWTIGREGKAEFGESLAGKRYPKKKMDIDGFGSFFKPLPFITTTDAGPEEAGDSNVMVYSFRLCLTGDPANRVPFPEPANYDPARFELVRRYVKAGGRVGWDLYPLPGNKFDGNNSIGGQFSLGLVGACNGWSEADAAGRAEIWEAHKQYTLEFYHFLTTDPAVPESIRNKYARLGLCKDEFPEYGHFSPALYVREGRRMRGMYVLSQKDILEQPEKDDPIVISSFPIDSHDCQRVALKGGGVINEGTIFPVRRSRPKQGYAYHVPYRSILPRPDECTNLLVPVALSCTHVGISSIRVEPTWMILGQSAGIAAAMSVQENVPVQELPYPKLRKRLQAQGQVLELPVIAPEPPMVKSIAAKTLPGIVLDNTKASLSDGWVRSTNFKPYIGTDYIHDEKKGDGNAVATFRFKAPKAGRYQLLMAYSAHETRGKNVPLTVSCGSSKTTFTVDQTKPLPQGKHFRPIDTVYLSGDAETTITITNAGTNGFVILDAIQLLPVP from the coding sequence ATGAAGAAACGATTTGTTCTCGCGCTTGCCTTTCTATTGCTGATACTGCCGACCTGCCTCTTTGCTCAGAAACCAGAGCAGCAAGAGGTGACTCGGGCCGATGTGGTAGTTTATGGTGCCACGCCCGGTGGGTTTTGTGCTGCGATTGCCGCGGCGCGCGAAAAGGCTTCGGTGATTCTGCTTGAGACAACCGATCATGTTGGCGGATTGAATACCGGGGGATTAAGCTTCAGCGATTCAAATCAAATCGTTCGCAGTACTGTGATGGGGCTGTTCGATGAATGGCACAGGCGCATTGAGAAAGACTATGCGGATCGGGGCGTCAAACTGCCTTACAGTGTCGGCGTGAAAGATCAGAGCAAATGGACCTACGAGCCGCATGTGGCGATGCGAGTTACTCGGAACATGTTGCGGGAAGCGAACGTCAAGGTTCTCACGAAACGCGATCTGCAGTCAGTGAAGAAGCAGGGAACGCGGATTACGGAACTGGTCACCAGCGATGGCACGTTCGCGGCGAACGTGTTTGTCGATGCGACCTATGAAGGTGACCTGATGGCGGCGGCGGGAGTCAGCTGGACGATTGGCAGAGAAGGCAAGGCGGAATTTGGCGAGTCGCTGGCAGGGAAACGTTACCCCAAGAAAAAAATGGACATCGATGGTTTTGGCAGCTTCTTTAAGCCGCTGCCGTTTATCACCACCACGGATGCCGGCCCGGAAGAGGCCGGTGATTCCAACGTGATGGTCTACAGCTTCCGACTTTGTCTAACCGGAGATCCTGCTAACCGCGTGCCTTTTCCCGAGCCCGCGAACTACGATCCTGCCCGCTTTGAACTGGTGCGACGCTATGTGAAAGCCGGAGGCCGTGTCGGCTGGGATCTCTATCCGCTACCCGGCAATAAATTTGACGGTAACAATTCGATCGGCGGACAATTCTCGCTCGGTCTGGTCGGAGCCTGTAATGGCTGGAGTGAAGCCGACGCGGCAGGACGGGCTGAAATCTGGGAAGCACACAAGCAGTACACGCTGGAGTTTTATCATTTCCTCACCACAGACCCGGCTGTGCCTGAATCTATTCGAAATAAGTATGCCCGGCTGGGATTATGTAAGGACGAATTTCCTGAATACGGGCACTTCTCACCGGCGCTGTATGTGCGCGAGGGGAGACGGATGCGGGGCATGTATGTGCTCAGTCAGAAGGATATTCTTGAACAACCGGAAAAGGACGATCCGATTGTGATCTCTTCATTTCCCATTGATTCACATGACTGTCAGCGTGTCGCGCTGAAAGGGGGCGGCGTCATCAACGAAGGAACGATTTTTCCCGTCAGGAGATCCAGGCCCAAACAGGGCTATGCGTATCACGTTCCTTATCGCTCGATTCTGCCTCGCCCTGATGAATGCACCAACTTACTTGTTCCGGTGGCGCTGTCCTGCACGCACGTCGGGATTTCGTCGATTCGAGTTGAGCCGACCTGGATGATTCTCGGCCAGAGTGCCGGCATTGCAGCCGCGATGTCGGTGCAGGAAAACGTGCCTGTGCAGGAACTGCCTTATCCCAAACTCCGCAAGCGACTGCAGGCACAAGGTCAGGTACTTGAGCTACCTGTCATTGCTCCCGAACCGCCGATGGTCAAGTCGATTGCTGCAAAGACGCTGCCCGGCATTGTTCTGGACAACACCAAAGCGAGTCTTTCTGATGGCTGGGTCCGCTCTACCAATTTCAAACCCTACATTGGAACGGACTATATCCACGACGAAAAGAAAGGCGACGGAAACGCGGTCGCCACCTTTCGTTTCAAGGCACCTAAGGCGGGACGATACCAGCTTCTGATGGCCTATTCGGCACATGAAACGCGTGGAAAGAATGTGCCTTTGACCGTGAGTTGCGGCTCCAGTAAAACCACATTCACTGTCGACCAGACCAAACCGCTGCCACAGGGAAAGCACTTTCGGCCCATCGATACGGTCTATCTGTCGGGAGATGCAGAAACGACGATTACTATCACGAATGCAGGCACAAATGGATTTGTGATTCTGGATGCGATCCAACTCCTGCCCGTTCCCTGA
- a CDS encoding IS5 family transposase (programmed frameshift): MTRVSRPATGRNITGSRTEPKPQLSDEQWLLIKDLFPEPPANAAGGRPRVAARECLEGILWVLRTGARWKDLPTFLPSPSTCWRRFKEWTEDGVFLEAWQRLLEHLDRRKLVVWSEAFGDGTFCPAKKGAPDVGKTKRGKGTKLMLLVDGNGLPLALDRTSASPAEVKLIESLLDQRILPRDPDRLIYDRAADSDPLRTQLAERKIELICPHRKNRVKPATQDGRALRRYQRRWKVERTISWLFNFRRLVVRYERYSHLFLGFAQLACVFTLLNKL, translated from the exons ATGACCCGCGTGTCCCGACCTGCCACAGGTCGCAACATAACCGGGTCCAGGACGGAACCAAAACCACAACTCTCGGACGAGCAATGGCTTCTGATCAAAGATCTGTTTCCAGAACCACCGGCAAACGCAGCCGGAGGGCGGCCCAGAGTGGCTGCCCGCGAGTGCCTCGAAGGAATCCTTTGGGTATTAAGGACTGGTGCCCGATGGAAAGATTTACCAACATTTTTACCATCGCCCAGCACCTGCTGGCGTCGTTTCAAGGAATGGACCGAAGACGGTGTGTTCCTGGAAGCGTGGCAGCGATTACTCGAACACCTCGATCGCCGGAAGCTGGTAGTCTGGTCGGAAGCGTTCGGGGATGGCACATTTTGCCCTGCAAAAAAAGGGGCGC CCGATGTCGGCAAGACAAAACGGGGAAAGGGAACCAAGCTTATGCTGCTGGTCGACGGGAACGGACTCCCTCTCGCTCTGGATCGTACCAGTGCCTCGCCGGCAGAGGTGAAGTTGATTGAGTCCCTGCTGGACCAGCGCATTTTGCCACGCGACCCTGATCGCCTGATTTATGATCGTGCGGCCGACAGCGATCCCCTGCGCACACAATTGGCGGAACGGAAGATAGAGCTGATCTGTCCGCATCGCAAGAACCGTGTAAAACCAGCGACGCAGGATGGGCGTGCATTGCGGCGATATCAACGCCGTTGGAAAGTCGAACGCACCATCAGTTGGTTGTTCAACTTTCGTCGCCTGGTAGTACGGTATGAAAGATACAGTCATTTGTTTTTAGGATTCGCACAACTCGCGTGCGTGTTCACCTTACTTAATAAGTTATGA
- a CDS encoding NPCBM/NEW2 domain-containing protein — protein MFTLKSQFLIHTCFLVLCTLVIPGGIQDLKAFLPAENLDFSEKYRQLLQEAQSATSKEDLKKVAFYAIEASQAAIKSGDYSTAVKIATLAVKLGKSSGNNHAYTLANSVRQRSVMLVREYRDVARSHQILNANPNDAESAFLYGKFVALKLNNWKQGLAWFARGDDAAFRTLAKQELANSKNQGALLAVANGWFQLASKEKGSTKQELERHAYDIYSRAWRNSFGADRTALNAKLSELPLRYLNHMQEQDVIHGGWPFGKNGDPGNGEIFTVDQIEFPNGLGLVPPSKGFARVRYQLDGQYKIFVTGVALIDDTYEFPNTVTFTVMGDGRILWRSPPFRDQGDVLFCKVSVKNVQRLEIRTETPGINRGAHAVWLDPHVLK, from the coding sequence ATGTTCACGCTTAAAAGTCAGTTTCTCATTCACACGTGTTTTCTCGTCCTGTGTACCCTCGTCATTCCAGGCGGGATTCAAGATCTGAAGGCGTTTCTCCCTGCAGAAAACCTCGACTTCTCTGAGAAATACAGACAGTTGTTACAGGAAGCGCAATCAGCAACTTCCAAAGAAGATCTGAAAAAAGTGGCGTTTTACGCGATCGAAGCCAGTCAGGCTGCAATTAAATCAGGCGATTATTCTACAGCAGTGAAGATTGCAACTCTCGCTGTCAAACTTGGGAAGTCTTCAGGAAACAACCACGCCTACACCCTGGCGAACAGTGTAAGACAACGCAGCGTGATGCTGGTTCGCGAATATCGCGACGTCGCAAGGTCTCATCAAATACTGAACGCGAATCCGAACGACGCAGAATCGGCTTTTCTATATGGAAAGTTTGTCGCCTTAAAGTTGAACAACTGGAAACAGGGACTTGCCTGGTTCGCCAGGGGGGATGATGCTGCATTTCGAACCCTGGCCAAACAGGAACTTGCGAACTCAAAAAATCAAGGCGCGCTGCTGGCGGTTGCCAATGGCTGGTTTCAATTAGCCAGTAAAGAGAAAGGTTCGACAAAACAGGAGTTGGAACGACACGCGTATGACATATATAGCCGAGCGTGGCGAAATTCATTCGGAGCAGATCGGACGGCGCTCAACGCCAAGCTAAGCGAGCTGCCCCTGAGGTATCTGAATCACATGCAGGAACAGGATGTCATTCACGGTGGATGGCCTTTCGGAAAGAATGGTGATCCTGGAAATGGCGAAATATTTACCGTCGATCAGATTGAGTTTCCCAATGGACTCGGATTAGTCCCACCAAGTAAAGGTTTCGCACGCGTGCGTTACCAACTGGACGGTCAATACAAAATTTTTGTGACCGGCGTGGCCCTCATAGACGATACCTATGAATTTCCCAATACAGTGACATTTACGGTGATGGGAGATGGCAGGATTCTCTGGAGATCTCCTCCCTTTCGAGATCAAGGGGACGTGCTATTCTGTAAGGTTTCTGTCAAGAACGTTCAAAGACTGGAAATTCGAACCGAAACGCCAGGGATTAATCGGGGAGCCCATGCCGTCTGGCTTGATCCACATGTTTTGAAATAG
- a CDS encoding dienelactone hydrolase family protein — MDRKRASQFDQEVLDLYDDYAHGRLNRRDYIKQLGAFAVGGMTVESLLASLSPNYAWAEQVKASDPRIKTERVTYDSPKGAGKMQGLLAYPSKGTKFPAVLVIHENRGLNPYIEDVARRLATEGFLALAPDALTPLGGYPGNDDEGRVMQRKRDKEKMTQDFVAGAKWLETNKRSTGKVGVVGFCFGGGMVYELALRIPDVVDAGVPYYGRQPDAAEVSKIKAPLQIHNASLDRRIMAGAPQLEQALKKNKIPFEAFVYEDANHGFHNDTTPRYDEDSAKLAWKRTIAFFKKQLGNQD, encoded by the coding sequence ATGGATCGGAAACGTGCTTCACAATTTGATCAGGAAGTTCTGGATTTGTATGACGACTACGCACACGGTCGCCTGAATCGGCGAGACTATATCAAACAACTCGGTGCATTCGCTGTCGGAGGCATGACAGTGGAATCATTACTGGCCAGCCTGTCGCCGAACTATGCCTGGGCGGAACAGGTTAAGGCCAGCGATCCCCGGATCAAGACGGAACGCGTGACTTACGATTCCCCCAAAGGGGCCGGCAAGATGCAGGGACTGCTGGCGTATCCTTCCAAAGGAACTAAGTTTCCCGCCGTCCTGGTAATTCATGAAAACCGGGGACTGAATCCTTATATCGAAGATGTCGCCCGCCGCTTGGCTACGGAAGGATTTCTGGCTCTGGCACCTGACGCGTTAACGCCTTTAGGGGGTTATCCCGGGAATGATGATGAAGGCCGCGTGATGCAGCGGAAGCGTGATAAGGAGAAAATGACGCAGGATTTTGTCGCCGGGGCGAAATGGCTCGAAACGAACAAACGATCGACGGGCAAAGTCGGTGTGGTCGGATTTTGTTTTGGGGGTGGCATGGTGTATGAACTCGCACTGCGGATTCCTGATGTGGTCGATGCCGGGGTGCCGTATTACGGTCGCCAGCCGGACGCAGCTGAGGTGTCGAAGATTAAAGCACCGCTACAGATTCACAACGCCTCGCTCGACCGACGCATCATGGCCGGCGCGCCGCAGTTGGAACAGGCTTTGAAGAAGAACAAGATTCCTTTCGAGGCGTTCGTGTACGAAGACGCCAATCACGGCTTCCACAACGATACCACTCCCCGATACGACGAAGACTCGGCAAAGCTGGCCTGGAAACGGACGATTGCGTTCTTCAAAAAACAACTTGGGAATCAGGATTGA
- a CDS encoding MauE/DoxX family redox-associated membrane protein: MMSDATMNLTDEMHLIEPDERFLLFDSVVSWVLGGFLILSGLPHLGNPYYFLGSVYRYELIPPVMAQFTAMVLPFLQLVLAACLIFRFFHFAAHVITLLMLMVFTLVQISVKIRGLDISCGCFGPRQSTAIDLSTISLVGGLLLLSMSWMLVYWWMGRTAQFQANH, translated from the coding sequence ATGATGTCTGATGCCACGATGAACTTGACTGACGAGATGCACCTTATCGAACCCGATGAGCGGTTCCTGTTATTTGACAGCGTGGTTTCCTGGGTGCTGGGAGGGTTCTTGATTCTCAGTGGATTGCCACATCTGGGAAACCCTTATTATTTTCTTGGTTCCGTCTATCGATACGAATTGATTCCCCCAGTGATGGCACAATTTACTGCGATGGTACTTCCCTTCCTGCAGTTGGTTTTAGCGGCTTGTCTTATCTTTCGTTTTTTTCATTTCGCTGCGCATGTGATTACTCTGCTGATGCTCATGGTATTCACCCTCGTTCAAATTTCGGTGAAGATCAGAGGGTTAGATATTTCGTGTGGCTGCTTTGGGCCGCGCCAGAGTACGGCAATTGATCTTTCCACAATTTCACTGGTCGGTGGGCTACTTTTGTTATCGATGTCTTGGATGCTCGTGTATTGGTGGATGGGAAGAACAGCACAGTTCCAGGCTAATCATTGA
- a CDS encoding rhodanese-like domain-containing protein — protein MMPGNTFIFSFQSTNLFLVFCFILEVGSTCPSTYADEFQPVNGDNHQTAQRLPLQNEQQAEDQLPALTDNRIRGPYCGVNSLYACLTALGIETNPADYIKTRYIGSFEGSSAKELIDATRDFGAHAESLSHLTHRDLRRIQTPMILHVQGNRADKNFNHWIAFLGFEGDRVRIVDAPLPLQTMSIAELLSKWDGTAIAISKEKLTHGFLYESRVEIFLGLGLLTFAVYFLARCFSNSFSIVRLKINSKKVSLLWQMGIIFGFSLLLSLGYHAASEIGFLNNSTALAEVTIRYHSSKIPKLTLAETEKEILEGEPLVLDARYAIDFQRGTLPNAKSIPINSALHDRQQVLAGVPRTKRIIVYCQSSGCGFADEIAQFLEFNDFKNVAVFRGGYREWSQNHIPEGSRIAQE, from the coding sequence ATGATGCCAGGGAACACTTTCATTTTTTCGTTTCAGAGTACGAATCTCTTTCTCGTATTCTGCTTTATTCTAGAGGTGGGGAGTACCTGTCCCTCGACCTATGCAGATGAGTTTCAACCAGTCAATGGTGACAATCATCAAACCGCTCAACGTTTACCCTTGCAGAACGAACAGCAGGCAGAGGATCAATTGCCGGCGTTGACTGACAATCGGATTCGAGGTCCTTATTGCGGTGTCAACAGTCTTTACGCGTGTCTGACTGCTTTGGGAATCGAGACGAATCCGGCAGACTACATCAAGACCAGATATATCGGCTCATTTGAAGGCAGTAGTGCGAAAGAACTCATTGATGCAACCAGAGATTTTGGTGCGCACGCAGAAAGTTTGTCCCATTTGACGCACCGAGATCTCAGGCGAATTCAAACTCCAATGATTCTGCATGTGCAGGGAAATCGGGCAGACAAGAATTTTAATCACTGGATTGCTTTCCTTGGATTTGAAGGAGATCGTGTTCGCATTGTCGATGCGCCACTTCCATTACAAACGATGTCAATCGCTGAACTGCTTTCAAAGTGGGATGGAACCGCAATTGCCATTTCAAAAGAAAAGCTGACACATGGCTTTTTATATGAATCGCGAGTCGAAATCTTTTTGGGATTAGGCTTACTCACCTTTGCTGTCTATTTCTTAGCGAGATGCTTCAGCAATTCTTTTTCGATTGTCAGGTTGAAAATCAATTCGAAAAAAGTAAGCCTCCTTTGGCAAATGGGCATTATCTTCGGATTTTCCTTACTTCTAAGCCTGGGGTACCACGCCGCATCTGAAATTGGCTTTTTAAACAATTCGACTGCTTTGGCGGAAGTGACAATTCGCTATCATTCTTCGAAGATCCCCAAATTAACCCTTGCAGAGACCGAGAAGGAAATTTTGGAAGGGGAACCATTGGTGTTGGATGCACGTTATGCAATCGATTTTCAACGGGGTACTTTACCAAACGCGAAGAGTATTCCGATCAATTCCGCATTGCATGATCGTCAGCAGGTTTTAGCAGGCGTTCCCAGGACAAAACGCATTATCGTGTATTGTCAAAGTTCCGGATGCGGTTTTGCCGATGAGATTGCTCAATTTCTAGAATTCAATGATTTCAAAAATGTTGCTGTGTTTCGCGGCGGTTATCGCGAGTGGAGTCAAAACCACATTCCTGAAGGTAGCAGAATAGCACAAGAATGA
- a CDS encoding class I SAM-dependent methyltransferase produces the protein MRILLIALMTVISLNVSPLLAQEAATPASPAKSVKPGINKKFLDPELDVDEWIKRFEVESREVFRGRHQVVKQLKLSPGDRIADIGAGTGLFLEPFSMAVGKKGWVYSLDIVPKFVERYEKMADILNLDNVTPVLCGQNDIRLPPGSLDAAFICDVYHHFEYPADSLASIHKAMVPGGQLVLIDFERIPGKSREWTLGHVRAGKEVFRKEVEDAGFEFVEEVKIPAFQENYFLRFKRK, from the coding sequence ATGCGAATTCTGCTGATTGCCTTGATGACTGTCATTTCTTTAAACGTCTCCCCTCTGCTGGCACAGGAAGCGGCTACCCCCGCTTCTCCCGCGAAAAGTGTGAAGCCGGGAATCAACAAGAAATTCCTTGATCCTGAACTCGATGTGGATGAATGGATTAAGCGGTTCGAAGTGGAAAGTCGCGAAGTCTTTCGCGGTCGACATCAGGTCGTGAAACAGCTGAAACTCTCTCCCGGCGATCGGATCGCCGATATCGGCGCAGGAACAGGGCTGTTCCTTGAGCCGTTTTCGATGGCAGTCGGCAAAAAAGGCTGGGTGTATTCGCTCGATATCGTTCCCAAATTTGTGGAACGCTACGAGAAAATGGCAGACATCCTTAATTTGGACAACGTCACGCCGGTTCTCTGCGGGCAGAACGATATTCGCCTGCCTCCCGGCTCTCTTGATGCCGCCTTCATCTGTGATGTCTATCACCATTTCGAATACCCGGCTGACTCGCTTGCTTCGATTCACAAAGCAATGGTACCGGGAGGCCAGTTGGTCCTGATTGATTTCGAACGCATCCCCGGTAAGTCCCGCGAATGGACCCTCGGGCATGTTCGCGCCGGCAAAGAAGTCTTTCGCAAAGAAGTGGAAGACGCCGGCTTCGAATTTGTAGAAGAAGTCAAAATCCCCGCCTTCCAGGAAAATTACTTTCTGCGGTTTAAGCGGAAGTAA